In Flammeovirgaceae bacterium 311, one DNA window encodes the following:
- a CDS encoding ATP-dependent clp protease adaptor protein clps (COG2127 Uncharacterized conserved protein) has translation MKFTTAYEEEVEVLEVVVDVDERDLMVYNDDYNTFDHVTNTLVRVCKHDLHQAEQCTWLIHYKGKCSVKKGSYEDLKPMRDGIREAGIDAKII, from the coding sequence ATGAAGTTTACAACCGCTTACGAAGAAGAGGTCGAAGTACTGGAAGTAGTAGTGGATGTAGATGAGCGGGACCTGATGGTCTATAACGACGACTACAACACCTTCGACCATGTAACGAACACCCTGGTGCGTGTGTGCAAACATGATTTGCATCAGGCAGAGCAGTGTACGTGGCTAATCCACTACAAAGGCAAGTGCTCTGTAAAAAAAGGCAGTTACGAAGACCTCAAACCTATGCGTGATGGCATTCGCGAAGCAGGCATAGACGCTAAAATCATTTAA
- a CDS encoding Na+/solute symporter (COG0591 Na+/proline symporter) → MAKISNYVQIYSLSFSYDMSPALVVGIIAAYFLLLIFISWLTSRGESDNKTFFTANRQSPWYLVAFGMIGASLSGVTFISIPGEVGASFFSYFQVVLGYIIGYAVIGLVLLPLYYRLNLVSIYGYLEERFGFWSYKTGAVFFLISRLIGSSFRLYLAANVLQIAVFDAWGVPFIVTVAVTILLIWLYTFKGGIKTIVFTDTLQTLFMLLAVGISIYLIGQELGMGVSELVGAVEESRFSQIFFFDDVNSPNYFWKQFISGAFIAIVMTGLDQDMMQKNLTVRTLGDAQKNMFWFTIVLVIANLVFLTLGAMLYIYVEAKGIALPERSDSLYPMLALNNFPKLAGIMFLLGIIAAAYSSADSALTALTTSFCVDILGFEKRTQEEGKQRTRLMVHIAFSIITLIVIVVFNAMNDKSVINQVFRAAGYTYGPLLGLFTFGLLTRRAIRDSWAPVVCILAPVISFILDYNSVQWFGGFKFGFFILLLNGALMLVGLWLISLGAGRKMEVAGAYNSR, encoded by the coding sequence TTGGCAAAAATAAGTAATTATGTTCAAATTTACTCTTTATCTTTTAGTTACGATATGAGTCCTGCTTTGGTTGTTGGCATTATTGCCGCCTACTTTCTGCTCCTGATCTTTATTTCCTGGTTAACTTCCCGCGGCGAGTCTGACAACAAAACCTTTTTCACGGCCAACCGGCAAAGCCCCTGGTACCTGGTGGCCTTTGGTATGATTGGCGCCTCTTTAAGCGGGGTTACTTTTATCTCTATTCCGGGAGAGGTGGGCGCCAGCTTCTTCAGCTATTTTCAGGTAGTGCTGGGTTACATTATAGGCTACGCCGTTATAGGCCTGGTATTGCTGCCACTCTATTACCGACTTAATCTCGTTAGTATTTATGGATACCTGGAGGAGCGATTTGGTTTCTGGTCGTATAAAACCGGGGCAGTATTTTTTCTCATCTCCCGCCTGATTGGTTCCAGTTTTCGCCTGTACCTGGCTGCCAATGTATTACAGATAGCTGTTTTCGATGCCTGGGGGGTGCCCTTTATCGTTACAGTGGCGGTTACCATACTACTTATCTGGCTGTATACCTTTAAAGGAGGAATCAAAACCATTGTGTTTACCGACACCCTGCAAACCTTGTTTATGCTGCTGGCAGTGGGCATCAGCATTTACCTGATCGGGCAGGAGCTGGGCATGGGCGTGAGTGAGCTGGTAGGCGCTGTGGAAGAGAGCCGCTTTTCGCAAATCTTTTTCTTCGATGATGTAAACAGCCCCAACTATTTCTGGAAGCAGTTTATATCCGGTGCTTTTATTGCCATTGTAATGACGGGCCTGGATCAGGACATGATGCAAAAGAACCTGACCGTGCGTACCCTGGGCGATGCACAAAAGAATATGTTCTGGTTTACCATTGTGCTGGTCATTGCCAACCTGGTATTCCTTACGCTGGGTGCCATGCTGTACATCTATGTGGAGGCCAAGGGCATTGCCCTGCCAGAGCGGAGCGACAGCCTGTACCCCATGCTGGCGCTGAACAATTTTCCAAAACTGGCGGGCATTATGTTTCTGCTGGGTATTATAGCAGCAGCCTACAGCTCTGCCGACTCTGCTCTTACTGCCCTTACCACCTCTTTTTGTGTAGATATTCTGGGTTTTGAAAAGCGTACACAGGAGGAGGGCAAGCAGCGTACCCGCCTGATGGTACACATTGCTTTTTCTATCATTACACTAATTGTGATAGTGGTTTTTAATGCCATGAACGACAAGAGTGTAATTAACCAAGTTTTTAGGGCGGCAGGCTACACCTATGGTCCGCTCCTGGGATTGTTTACCTTTGGCCTGCTCACCCGGCGGGCCATTCGCGATAGCTGGGCACCTGTGGTATGTATACTGGCGCCGGTTATTTCCTTTATTCTTGATTATAACTCAGTGCAGTGGTTTGGAGGCTTTAAATTTGGCTTCTTTATTCTGTTACTGAACGGAGCACTCATGCTGGTGGGCCTGTGGCTGATTTCCCTGGGCGCCGGCCGTAAAATGGAGGTGGCGGGGGCTTACAACAGCCGTTAA
- a CDS encoding aspartate/tyrosine/aromatic aminotransferase (COG0436 Aspartate/tyrosine/aromatic aminotransferase) — protein MNLLSERIANLEESATIAMATKAREYKEKGIQIINLSLGEPDFPTPGYINEAAKEAIDSGKYFTYPPVPGYLDLREALAQKLQKENGIKCTAGNIVVSTGAKQSIANVVMCLVNPGDEVIVYTPYWVSYKAIVELAGGVCVEIKGSIEENYKASAEQLKAAITPRTKAVVYSSPSNPTGAVFTKEEIAAIADVLKDHPNIMIIADEIYEYINFQGDHVSLGSFPEVADRVATVNGFSKGYAMTGWRIGYVCAPKWLADACNKMQGQFTSATSSITQRAALAAVKGGLEAPYKMRDAYLRRRDLVLGLLKEIPGLKTYVPNGAFYIMPDVSSYFGKSHEGTTIKDADDLALFLIDHAHVSLVSGGAFGAPESIRISYAASDDDLREAMNRIKNALALLS, from the coding sequence ATGAATCTCTTAAGTGAGCGTATCGCCAACCTGGAAGAGTCGGCTACCATAGCAATGGCCACCAAAGCCCGGGAGTACAAAGAAAAAGGCATTCAGATCATTAATCTAAGCCTTGGCGAACCTGATTTCCCTACGCCCGGCTACATTAATGAGGCCGCCAAAGAGGCCATCGACAGCGGTAAGTACTTTACCTACCCGCCCGTACCAGGCTATCTTGACCTGCGCGAAGCCCTTGCCCAAAAGCTGCAGAAGGAAAACGGCATAAAATGTACTGCCGGCAACATTGTGGTAAGCACCGGTGCCAAGCAGTCTATTGCCAACGTGGTGATGTGTCTGGTAAACCCCGGCGATGAGGTGATCGTTTACACGCCCTACTGGGTGAGCTACAAAGCCATTGTAGAGCTGGCTGGTGGTGTTTGCGTTGAGATTAAAGGTAGTATTGAAGAGAACTACAAAGCCTCTGCCGAGCAACTGAAGGCGGCCATCACTCCCCGTACCAAAGCGGTGGTGTATTCTTCTCCAAGCAATCCTACCGGTGCTGTTTTTACCAAAGAAGAAATAGCAGCCATTGCAGATGTGCTTAAGGATCACCCCAACATCATGATCATTGCCGACGAAATTTATGAGTACATTAATTTCCAGGGCGATCATGTTAGCCTGGGCTCATTCCCCGAAGTAGCCGATCGGGTAGCCACTGTAAATGGTTTCTCCAAAGGCTATGCCATGACCGGCTGGCGTATTGGTTATGTATGTGCCCCTAAATGGCTGGCCGATGCCTGCAACAAAATGCAGGGACAGTTTACCTCTGCCACCAGCAGCATTACACAGCGTGCCGCACTGGCTGCCGTAAAAGGTGGTCTGGAAGCCCCCTACAAAATGCGCGATGCCTACCTGCGCCGCCGCGACCTGGTGCTGGGCCTGCTGAAAGAGATCCCCGGTCTGAAAACCTATGTGCCAAACGGCGCCTTCTACATCATGCCTGATGTAAGCTCCTACTTTGGCAAGAGCCATGAGGGAACAACCATCAAAGATGCCGACGATCTGGCCCTGTTCCTGATCGATCATGCGCATGTATCGCTGGTATCGGGTGGAGCATTTGGTGCTCCTGAAAGCATACGCATTTCTTATGCTGCTTCTGATGACGATCTGCGCGAAGCCATGAACCGCATTAAAAACGCCCTTGCCCTGCTCAGCTAA
- the recR gene encoding recombination protein RecR (COG0353 Recombinational DNA repair protein (RecF pathway)): MEYPSQHIERAVEEISKLPGIGRKTALRLALHLLRREETETVQLAQALIDLRTKTRHCSNCHNLSDHEICSICANPRRDNAVICVVENPQDVMAIENTSQYHGLYHVLGGVISPIEGVGPSDLRIDSLVNRVTAGSTKEVILAISPTMEGDTTAFYLTRKLKASGIRISSIARGVPVGGELEYTDEITLGRSIISRTLYSSNGEDKS; encoded by the coding sequence ATGGAATACCCATCTCAGCATATAGAAAGAGCAGTAGAAGAAATTTCTAAGCTACCAGGTATTGGCCGCAAAACAGCCCTGCGCCTGGCCCTGCACCTGCTGCGCCGCGAAGAAACAGAAACAGTGCAGCTGGCACAGGCGCTCATAGACCTGCGCACCAAAACCCGCCACTGCAGCAACTGCCACAACCTCTCAGACCATGAGATCTGCAGCATATGTGCCAACCCACGTCGCGATAATGCAGTGATCTGTGTGGTAGAAAACCCGCAGGATGTAATGGCCATCGAAAATACATCTCAGTATCATGGCCTCTACCATGTTTTAGGCGGCGTTATCTCCCCCATCGAAGGTGTAGGCCCCTCAGATCTGCGCATCGATTCCCTGGTGAATCGGGTTACCGCCGGCAGCACCAAAGAAGTTATTCTGGCCATAAGCCCCACCATGGAGGGCGATACAACCGCTTTTTATCTTACCCGCAAGCTGAAGGCATCCGGCATTCGCATAAGCTCCATTGCCCGTGGGGTGCCTGTTGGCGGTGAGCTGGAGTATACTGATGAAATAACCCTGGGCCGCAGCATTATAAGCCGCACCCTCTACAGCAGTAACGGAGAGGATAAATCATAA
- a CDS encoding G-D-S-L family lipolytic protein (COG2755 Lysophospholipase L1 and related esterases) yields the protein MIPACTQLENPAFWQEIQQYKLKDKQNPPPQGAILFVGSSSIRMWEDLETAFPGHVVLNRGFGGSSLRDLEYYLDDIVFPYKPRQIVIYSGENDIAGGNISAEELLKRFSDVFEEIRDEMPHVPIAFVSMKPSPSREEHMPELEEANSLVRNYLRTKPNTRYIDVYSLMLDKNGQPLEDIFLEDNLHMNEKGYQIWSEAIEPYLVSE from the coding sequence ATGATACCTGCCTGTACTCAGCTTGAAAACCCGGCCTTCTGGCAGGAGATACAGCAGTATAAGCTGAAGGATAAACAGAACCCTCCGCCACAGGGTGCTATTTTGTTTGTAGGCAGCTCCTCCATCCGCATGTGGGAAGATCTGGAAACAGCCTTTCCCGGTCATGTTGTCCTGAACAGGGGCTTTGGTGGCTCCTCTCTTAGAGATCTGGAGTACTACCTGGACGACATTGTGTTTCCCTACAAGCCCCGGCAGATCGTTATTTATTCAGGCGAGAATGATATTGCCGGCGGTAATATCAGTGCCGAAGAGCTGCTGAAGCGTTTCAGTGATGTTTTCGAAGAAATAAGGGATGAGATGCCTCATGTACCCATTGCATTTGTTTCTATGAAGCCCAGCCCCAGCCGTGAGGAGCATATGCCCGAATTAGAAGAAGCAAACTCACTGGTAAGGAATTACCTGCGTACCAAACCCAACACCCGCTACATTGATGTTTACAGCCTTATGCTTGACAAAAACGGCCAGCCTCTGGAGGATATATTTTTAGAAGACAACCTGCACATGAATGAAAAAGGCTACCAGATCTGGTCGGAAGCGATCGAGCCGTATTTAGTGAGTGAGTGA